The following proteins come from a genomic window of bacterium:
- a CDS encoding putative toxin-antitoxin system toxin component, PIN family: MLKLIQKLKRWFFPVKIVVDTNIFVGAYWNENSASAAILEKIEKREIRLLYSKGIEKELFFVLKQMKARREFLGRVKNILALSRKVRPAEKIEVVKDDYSDNKYFACALSGKADWIVSSDKHFHSVKNFAIPVVKASEFMTSYNV, encoded by the coding sequence ATGCTCAAATTAATCCAAAAACTTAAAAGATGGTTTTTCCCCGTTAAAATAGTTGTCGATACGAATATATTTGTCGGCGCTTACTGGAATGAGAACAGCGCGTCGGCGGCCATATTGGAAAAAATAGAGAAGAGGGAAATAAGGCTCTTATATTCAAAAGGCATAGAAAAAGAGTTATTCTTTGTATTAAAACAGATGAAAGCCCGCCGGGAATTCCTCGGGAGGGTTAAAAATATACTTGCCTTAAGCAGGAAAGTCAGGCCTGCGGAAAAAATCGAAGTCGTGAAAGATGATTATTCCGATAACAAATATTTCGCGTGCGCGCTCAGCGGCAAAGCCGACTGGATAGTGTCTTCGGATAAACATTTTCACTCGGTGAAAAATTTTGCTATTCCTGTGGTAAAAGCGTCTGAATTCATGACTTCGTATAATGTTTGA
- a CDS encoding nucleotidyltransferase, with product MIQLPQDFKELLQLLNSKKIEYLVIGGYAVAFYGHPRATGDLDIWVALSKDNAHKIVEALKEFGFDTPNLKDEIFLEKGKNIRMGNEPLRIEILTSIDGVEFNECFKNRKKVTINDVEINFISLQDLKKNKKASGRLQDLADIENME from the coding sequence ATGATCCAGCTACCACAAGATTTCAAAGAACTCTTACAATTACTGAACTCAAAAAAAATTGAATATTTAGTAATTGGCGGATATGCTGTGGCGTTTTATGGCCACCCCCGCGCTACGGGTGACCTTGATATATGGGTAGCGCTGTCAAAAGATAACGCCCATAAAATTGTCGAAGCCCTTAAAGAATTTGGGTTTGACACCCCCAACCTGAAAGATGAAATATTCTTAGAGAAAGGCAAAAACATAAGAATGGGGAATGAACCTCTGCGCATAGAAATATTAACTTCTATAGATGGCGTTGAATTTAACGAATGCTTTAAAAACAGAAAAAAAGTGACTATTAATGATGTAGAAATAAATTTTATATCGTTACAAGATTTGAAGAAGAATAAGAAAGCCAGCGGAAGACTCCAGGATTTAGCTGATATCGAAAATATGGAATAA
- a CDS encoding SDR family oxidoreductase, translating to MEFSEKVALVTGAGTGNGEAISERLFAGGASVVLISRRLEPVELVCRRIDPKGVRTLALEADVRDPLAMENAVKRTIERFEKLDLAVNNAGVTGPAGVPVQDVEAEIWREVIDTDLTGIFFSMKYEIPAMLANGSGAIVNMSSANGLVGLAGMSAYTAAKHGVIGLTRSAALELAESNIRVCAVAPGYVATQRIMESGKEVTDWMASVHPMKRLATREEVADLVAYLLSERAAFMTGSVHSIDGGYTAQ from the coding sequence ATGGAATTTAGTGAAAAAGTGGCTCTTGTAACGGGTGCCGGCACCGGAAACGGAGAGGCAATATCAGAGCGCCTATTTGCTGGTGGTGCGTCGGTTGTGCTGATTAGTCGTCGCCTTGAGCCGGTGGAATTGGTTTGTAGGAGAATTGACCCAAAGGGTGTGCGTACTTTAGCACTTGAGGCAGATGTACGTGATCCTTTAGCTATGGAAAATGCAGTGAAGCGAACCATTGAGCGATTTGAGAAACTCGATTTGGCTGTGAATAACGCTGGTGTAACTGGTCCAGCCGGTGTACCGGTTCAGGACGTAGAAGCAGAGATATGGCGTGAGGTCATCGACACGGACCTGACCGGTATCTTCTTCTCCATGAAATATGAGATACCTGCAATGCTTGCCAACGGTTCTGGTGCGATTGTGAATATGTCGTCGGCTAATGGCTTAGTCGGCTTGGCAGGCATGTCAGCATACACTGCGGCGAAACACGGAGTAATCGGGTTGACTCGCTCAGCCGCCCTAGAGTTGGCAGAGTCGAATATCCGCGTATGTGCAGTAGCTCCGGGCTATGTCGCAACCCAACGGATAATGGAATCCGGCAAAGAGGTCACGGACTGGATGGCGAGCGTACATCCCATGAAGCGTCTCGCCACCCGGGAAGAAGTTGCGGATCTGGTCGCGTATTTATTAAGTGAGCGCGCGGCCTTCATGACCGGGAGCGTCCATTCTATAGACGGCGGGTACACTGCACAGTAA
- a CDS encoding four helix bundle protein: protein MFENLNVYNKAVDFADEISKLTESFPKGNYYLTDQINRAALSISTNIAEGNGRYHKADRINFFRISRGSAFECVPILELCRRKKLIKDNTCKCLKENLDEICKMLSGLMDH, encoded by the coding sequence ATGTTTGAAAACCTCAATGTGTATAATAAAGCGGTTGATTTTGCGGATGAAATTAGTAAATTAACAGAGTCCTTTCCAAAAGGAAATTATTACCTCACAGATCAGATAAACCGCGCAGCTTTGTCTATCTCTACGAACATAGCCGAAGGTAATGGCAGGTATCACAAGGCAGATAGGATTAACTTTTTCAGAATATCCCGCGGCTCCGCATTTGAATGCGTTCCGATATTAGAATTGTGTCGGCGCAAGAAGTTGATCAAAGATAATACTTGCAAATGCCTGAAAGAAAATCTGGATGAAATTTGCAAGATGCTATCCGGATTAATGGATCATTGA